A window of the Chloroflexus sp. Y-396-1 genome harbors these coding sequences:
- a CDS encoding SH3 domain-containing protein, with product MTTEPQPNQSSPEPSPTSRSTRRLTAPQSLRAAPKVPTQQVARAEVNDLIAALGDPGHPSHAEAVDRLIAMGAAAVPALCDVVGPDQPWLTVYRATEVLAQIGDGRATRPLINALKHQNANVRWGAVRALTQVGDVRALLALREVARSDQGRTSWGESVADAAQSALELLNRRSIWTQSLELVKLAVVSVIFLLSMALALGVIGALRNELEQFGRYVPGQTELPTLVLPTPRPTATPRRPTAPAQPTNLPAATQAITGTALQVANVRPLPGTNNQPIGRINAGDEIIFLARTANDQWYLIRLGERRSPDSFIANPDGSGTGWVNRALVSPPAVEVPVQEPLPLTIPTATP from the coding sequence ATGACGACAGAACCGCAACCAAATCAATCTTCACCTGAACCATCGCCGACGTCACGGTCAACACGCCGGTTGACGGCGCCGCAATCGCTACGAGCCGCGCCAAAGGTCCCTACGCAGCAGGTAGCACGCGCCGAGGTGAATGATTTGATCGCTGCGTTGGGTGATCCAGGCCATCCGAGTCACGCGGAGGCGGTTGATCGGTTGATCGCTATGGGCGCAGCCGCTGTGCCGGCGTTGTGTGATGTCGTTGGCCCTGATCAACCCTGGTTAACAGTGTATCGGGCGACTGAAGTGTTAGCCCAAATCGGCGATGGTCGGGCAACCAGACCACTTATCAATGCGCTGAAACATCAGAATGCTAATGTGCGCTGGGGAGCAGTACGCGCCTTGACTCAGGTTGGTGATGTTCGTGCGCTGTTGGCGCTTCGCGAGGTAGCTCGTTCTGATCAGGGCCGTACTAGTTGGGGTGAATCGGTGGCCGATGCGGCCCAAAGTGCTCTGGAGCTGCTCAATCGGCGCAGTATCTGGACCCAAAGCCTTGAACTGGTGAAACTGGCCGTGGTGAGTGTGATCTTCCTGTTGTCAATGGCTTTGGCCCTCGGGGTGATCGGGGCGTTACGTAACGAGCTTGAACAATTTGGCCGATATGTACCTGGTCAAACGGAATTACCGACTCTGGTCTTACCAACCCCAAGACCGACGGCTACACCGCGACGACCAACTGCGCCAGCACAACCAACAAATCTTCCAGCAGCAACTCAGGCGATTACCGGCACGGCTTTACAGGTCGCGAATGTGCGACCCTTGCCCGGTACTAACAACCAGCCTATCGGACGGATTAATGCCGGTGATGAAATTATCTTCCTTGCCCGCACTGCTAACGATCAGTGGTATCTGATCCGACTTGGCGAACGGCGTAGCCCTGATTCATTTATCGCCAATCCTGATGGAAGCGGTACCGGTTGGGTTAATCGGGCATTGGTTTCACCCCCCGCAGTGGAAGTGCCTGTTCAGGAGCCGTTGCCGCTTACGATCCCAACAGCAACTCCGTGA
- the coaBC gene encoding bifunctional phosphopantothenoylcysteine decarboxylase/phosphopantothenate--cysteine ligase CoaBC, with protein MDTLAGKRIVLGVCGSIAAYKVAQLARDLTLAGAVVDVILTEAAERFVGRATFQALTGRPVLTDMWSLPEDGVVGHVSLGMHADMVVIAPATANTIARLATGLCDDLLTTTVLATRAPLLIAPAMNPAMYEHPATQANLATLRARGAYVLEPEIGRMAEPVSGRGRLPEPADLLAEIRAFLGRQVGRLRGRRVVVTAGGTREPIDPVRYIGNRSSGQMGYALAARARDLGAMVTLISGPTALPPPRAITFIPVETALEMREAVQAACKQADMLIMNAAVADFRPASMSAEKIKKHDDEGMVLHLVQNPDVVGELAGRRDIFKVGFAAETNDLLRNARSKLQRKGLNVIVANDAVASIGQPEIALTVLDDARTVELPRLPKAEAAAVLLDLIVERFEQWLNVQPLSVREIEEQ; from the coding sequence ATGGATACATTGGCAGGAAAGCGAATTGTGCTTGGGGTATGCGGCAGTATTGCCGCATACAAAGTGGCACAACTGGCCCGTGATTTGACACTGGCTGGGGCAGTAGTGGATGTGATTCTGACCGAGGCAGCCGAACGCTTTGTCGGTAGGGCAACGTTTCAGGCGTTGACCGGTCGTCCGGTGTTGACCGATATGTGGAGTTTACCGGAAGATGGGGTAGTTGGTCATGTGAGCCTTGGTATGCATGCCGATATGGTTGTGATCGCACCGGCGACTGCCAATACCATTGCCCGTCTGGCTACCGGTCTATGTGATGATCTGCTGACAACGACTGTTTTGGCAACGCGCGCACCGCTCCTCATTGCCCCGGCGATGAATCCGGCTATGTACGAGCATCCGGCGACCCAGGCGAATCTGGCAACATTGCGCGCCCGCGGGGCATATGTGCTCGAACCAGAGATCGGACGGATGGCTGAGCCGGTGAGCGGACGTGGACGTCTCCCTGAACCGGCTGATTTGCTGGCCGAAATACGTGCGTTTCTGGGTCGGCAGGTCGGTCGTTTGCGCGGTCGGCGGGTGGTGGTCACAGCCGGTGGTACTCGTGAGCCGATTGATCCGGTGCGTTATATCGGGAATCGCTCGTCGGGTCAGATGGGGTATGCGTTAGCAGCTAGAGCGCGTGATTTGGGGGCGATGGTAACCTTAATAAGTGGGCCAACCGCCTTACCGCCACCGCGAGCAATAACCTTCATTCCAGTTGAGACGGCGCTCGAGATGCGTGAGGCAGTGCAGGCGGCCTGCAAGCAGGCTGATATGCTGATTATGAATGCGGCAGTGGCCGATTTTCGGCCAGCTTCTATGTCTGCCGAGAAGATAAAGAAACACGATGATGAAGGGATGGTATTGCATCTCGTACAGAATCCTGATGTCGTTGGCGAACTGGCTGGTCGGCGTGACATCTTTAAAGTTGGTTTTGCCGCCGAAACAAACGATCTGTTGCGTAATGCGCGAAGTAAACTGCAACGCAAAGGGCTGAATGTGATCGTGGCGAATGATGCCGTTGCCAGCATCGGTCAGCCTGAGATTGCGCTCACGGTGCTTGATGATGCGCGCACAGTAGAATTGCCGCGTCTGCCAAAAGCCGAGGCAGCAGCAGTATTGCTTGATCTCATTGTGGAACGTTTTGAGCAGTGGCTGAACGTACAGCCGTTGTCTGTCAGAGAGATTGAGGAGCAATGA
- a CDS encoding bifunctional 2-polyprenyl-6-hydroxyphenol methylase/3-demethylubiquinol 3-O-methyltransferase UbiG, with product MTYNRYAAVYDGSGQIRFALLTAIYLEEVLQRHPVSGRRVLDIACGTGTLLAILAERGWEVTGLDASAAMLAQAAAKLAAVPTRVELWQGDMRDLAGLLPANTFDLVTCTYDSLNYLIGSNDLAACLRGVARVLRAGGLFVADMNTRHFLAYDWGECAFSEQPSYIQVERTFFDPSGDVSTMWLTGFIGNDHEGYERFDELHIERAYPLELVAALIEAAGLQIEGCYDGFTFQPPTTTTQRICWVARKPLCQNC from the coding sequence ATGACGTACAATCGCTACGCTGCCGTGTATGATGGGAGCGGTCAGATACGGTTTGCACTGCTGACTGCCATCTATTTAGAGGAGGTATTGCAGCGTCACCCCGTATCAGGGCGGCGGGTACTGGATATTGCCTGCGGCACCGGTACACTGTTAGCAATTCTGGCTGAACGAGGTTGGGAGGTAACAGGGCTTGACGCCTCGGCAGCAATGCTGGCACAGGCTGCGGCCAAACTGGCTGCTGTTCCAACCCGCGTAGAGCTGTGGCAGGGAGACATGCGCGATCTGGCAGGATTGCTGCCGGCCAATACGTTTGATCTGGTGACATGTACTTACGATAGTCTTAACTATTTGATCGGAAGCAACGATCTGGCAGCCTGTCTGCGCGGTGTAGCACGAGTATTGAGGGCGGGTGGTTTGTTTGTTGCCGATATGAATACCCGCCACTTTCTGGCTTATGATTGGGGAGAATGTGCGTTTAGTGAACAACCATCGTATATTCAGGTTGAACGAACCTTCTTCGACCCGTCCGGTGATGTTTCAACAATGTGGCTGACCGGTTTCATCGGCAACGATCACGAAGGATATGAACGTTTCGATGAATTGCATATCGAGCGTGCATACCCGCTAGAGCTAGTTGCTGCATTGATTGAAGCTGCCGGGTTGCAGATCGAAGGATGTTACGACGGATTTACCTTTCAACCACCGACTACAACAACTCAGCGTATTTGCTGGGTTGCCCGTAAACCACTATGCCAAAACTGCTGA
- a CDS encoding glycosyltransferase family 39 protein, which translates to MIKHCQSVIIGCITALGWASLAGIVIVLLYQAPMHRAFDIGDNDAGVVQGFAEPERFTTSDGSSFDGSIRRVLPTAALRLPQVGTPAAVTIRWLAPTGMPVVVQVNDELSQQFVAQGQWEEQTIALTGGWRKAFDIVVRITSPVVADQILLDRIEVTVLPPVWPHPAQLLYAGLIGVLCRALFHRRPRWQPVLVIVGYGAGWLLLYRNSHYPLIYLPPISVAVLGAATLVRYWPLLSTRWPQWATPWLTVAIVVIWMGALVPAMQAHVTLARPGVENDFRVFATRDTLSAIFQADGFYNLGYPLLLWLVRPLTHDNPFLAARLIALVAGGVLIGAGYWLARCLLAPAPSLLAAGFLALSGMVTQYSLLIGSDMPFAALMTLAVAVTLRVDTRTHAAMVLFGGLLAGAAFLIRHPGLILLLWGGITLWYTAGWRMAIVFGTGFILAASPQLTVNILQTGQPLFNQQAKNIWLAVYANTDWGRWDEVPNSIGLLEVIGRDPLRFLFNWVRNVIGFIGAGAEDVSEFGRADQLRLLGWPVNWLAIGGLVIASWLAWYRRADRRWLALTGLIGVYVAVIATAFILPRFFLPLAPLYAVAAAWAMQQLWKSQRQLLIATLIVGVVLSVGPGAAVQAVLSAQPADEVAAVALVRRSLPEYGVNVVAAIPDRLPLAKYSAIAHLIRFRVPVTVTAEELREIGADYLLWDQAQGTPPIPESEQHRIGEGRFVLYAMRGVRGEE; encoded by the coding sequence GTGATCAAGCATTGCCAATCGGTGATCATTGGATGTATCACGGCGTTGGGCTGGGCCAGCCTTGCCGGGATCGTGATCGTTCTTCTCTACCAGGCGCCGATGCACCGGGCATTTGATATTGGCGATAACGATGCCGGAGTCGTGCAGGGTTTTGCAGAACCAGAACGTTTCACCACCTCAGATGGGAGCAGTTTTGATGGATCGATCAGACGTGTCTTGCCAACGGCAGCGCTGCGTTTACCTCAGGTCGGAACACCGGCTGCGGTAACGATCCGTTGGCTGGCGCCGACGGGAATGCCGGTCGTAGTGCAGGTCAACGATGAACTGAGCCAACAGTTTGTGGCGCAGGGGCAATGGGAAGAGCAAACTATTGCTCTGACCGGCGGTTGGCGAAAAGCATTTGACATCGTTGTACGGATTACGTCGCCGGTAGTGGCAGATCAGATACTGCTTGATCGGATAGAGGTAACGGTCTTGCCACCGGTATGGCCTCACCCGGCACAATTGTTGTACGCCGGACTCATTGGCGTCCTGTGCAGGGCCTTGTTTCATAGACGACCACGCTGGCAACCTGTGCTGGTTATTGTCGGTTATGGTGCTGGATGGCTCCTGCTCTATCGTAACAGCCATTATCCGCTGATCTATTTGCCGCCGATCAGTGTAGCAGTGTTGGGTGCTGCCACGCTCGTCAGGTATTGGCCGCTCTTGAGCACACGTTGGCCACAATGGGCCACACCGTGGCTTACCGTTGCTATCGTGGTAATCTGGATGGGCGCTCTGGTACCGGCAATGCAGGCGCATGTCACACTGGCCCGGCCTGGCGTCGAAAACGATTTTCGGGTCTTTGCAACGCGCGATACGTTATCGGCCATCTTTCAAGCTGATGGTTTTTACAATCTTGGCTATCCACTCTTGCTTTGGCTGGTACGTCCTTTGACGCACGATAATCCATTTCTGGCCGCACGGTTGATCGCACTGGTTGCCGGAGGTGTCTTAATTGGCGCCGGTTATTGGCTGGCACGCTGTTTGCTTGCTCCAGCGCCATCATTACTGGCCGCTGGCTTCCTGGCGTTGAGCGGAATGGTGACGCAGTACAGCCTGCTGATCGGCAGCGATATGCCATTTGCAGCCCTGATGACACTGGCAGTAGCTGTGACGTTGCGAGTCGATACGCGCACGCACGCAGCGATGGTCTTGTTTGGAGGTTTGCTGGCCGGAGCAGCTTTCCTGATACGTCATCCGGGTTTGATCCTGCTCTTGTGGGGAGGAATCACGCTCTGGTATACTGCCGGTTGGCGAATGGCAATAGTGTTTGGGACAGGATTTATCCTGGCCGCGTCACCACAACTCACTGTGAATATCCTGCAAACCGGTCAGCCATTGTTCAATCAGCAGGCTAAAAATATCTGGCTGGCAGTGTACGCCAATACCGATTGGGGAAGGTGGGACGAAGTACCCAACAGTATTGGTCTGCTCGAAGTGATCGGACGTGATCCGCTGCGTTTTTTGTTTAATTGGGTGCGAAATGTAATCGGTTTCATCGGCGCCGGTGCAGAGGACGTAAGTGAGTTTGGCCGCGCCGATCAATTGCGCTTACTCGGTTGGCCGGTCAACTGGCTGGCAATTGGGGGATTGGTGATAGCAAGCTGGCTGGCGTGGTACAGACGCGCCGATAGACGCTGGTTGGCCCTGACTGGCCTGATCGGCGTGTATGTAGCGGTGATTGCTACTGCGTTTATTCTGCCCCGTTTCTTCTTGCCTCTCGCACCGTTGTATGCGGTTGCTGCCGCGTGGGCAATGCAGCAGCTTTGGAAGAGTCAGCGCCAATTGCTGATTGCAACGCTGATTGTCGGCGTCGTCCTGAGTGTCGGGCCAGGCGCGGCGGTACAGGCTGTGTTGTCTGCACAGCCAGCGGATGAGGTGGCTGCTGTGGCGTTGGTACGACGATCGTTACCAGAATATGGTGTGAACGTCGTAGCCGCAATTCCCGACCGTTTGCCACTGGCAAAGTATTCGGCAATTGCCCATCTGATCAGGTTTCGTGTACCGGTGACGGTTACTGCCGAGGAATTACGGGAAATAGGTGCCGATTATCTGCTTTGGGATCAGGCTCAAGGTACACCACCGATACCCGAATCAGAGCAACATCGGATTGGTGAAGGTCGCTTTGTCCTGTACGCGATGAGGGGCGTAAGAGGAGAGGAGTGA
- a CDS encoding glycosyltransferase family 2 protein, with protein sequence MQQVDTTATAMNVATPEYPFTVSVVIPAYNEAHGIAQVIERIRTVLPHAEIVVVDDCSQDETAHVARAAGARVIRHPINRGNGAAVKTGIRRAHGEVVLLMDADGQMDPRFIPDLLAGIAAGYDMVVGARTRETQGDSFVRRWGNRALDMLGSYLVETEVRDLTSGYRAIRREVIMEFINLLPNRYSYPTTSTLALLKAGYNVGYVPVTAQRRQGGRSGQKLLRNGIRFGLIILRIVSLFAPLRVYLPVALLMQVLALMSFLISFFITDPFRFHIPNSAVGLFVGSIIIFMFGLNAEQVAALRFQRPFRDHEEG encoded by the coding sequence ATGCAACAGGTAGATACAACAGCAACGGCCATGAATGTTGCTACGCCGGAGTACCCCTTTACGGTAAGTGTTGTGATACCGGCGTACAATGAGGCCCACGGCATTGCCCAAGTCATTGAGCGGATCCGGACGGTATTACCCCATGCCGAAATCGTCGTTGTTGATGATTGCTCACAAGATGAAACAGCGCATGTTGCCCGGGCTGCCGGCGCACGAGTCATTCGTCATCCGATCAATCGTGGCAATGGCGCAGCGGTGAAGACTGGGATTCGGCGTGCTCACGGTGAGGTGGTTCTCTTGATGGATGCCGATGGACAGATGGATCCGCGCTTTATTCCCGATCTGCTGGCGGGGATTGCCGCTGGCTATGATATGGTTGTTGGGGCACGTACCCGTGAGACTCAAGGCGATTCGTTCGTGCGCAGATGGGGCAATCGCGCTCTCGACATGCTTGGCAGTTACCTGGTCGAAACCGAAGTACGTGATCTGACCAGCGGGTACCGGGCGATACGCCGCGAAGTGATTATGGAATTCATTAATCTGCTGCCGAATCGCTATTCTTACCCCACGACTAGTACGCTGGCGCTGCTCAAAGCTGGTTACAACGTTGGTTATGTTCCAGTTACTGCTCAGCGCCGACAGGGTGGTCGCAGTGGTCAGAAACTCTTACGCAATGGCATCAGATTTGGGCTCATTATCTTGCGTATTGTCTCACTCTTTGCTCCGCTTCGTGTCTACCTGCCGGTTGCGCTGTTGATGCAGGTATTAGCCTTGATGTCGTTTTTGATTAGCTTTTTCATCACCGATCCATTTCGTTTTCACATCCCCAATTCGGCAGTCGGCTTATTTGTCGGTAGCATTATCATCTTTATGTTTGGTTTGAACGCCGAACAAGTGGCGGCACTCCGGTTTCAGCGTCCATTTCGCGACCACGAGGAGGGATAA
- a CDS encoding glycosyltransferase family 39 protein gives MLSSSVEKATIAETPYQKSQSRTLARPLLWVGILIVMGLILRLWFLAINQIDPRFSAADDGDYYLRALQFAVTGEYQDNSWLIRPPGHIFFFAAMLRIGLWFGDPAIGITLIRAVQIGLSLALIPLGYDLARRLFHPRAGLIFAVVLAIWMPLVELPILILSEPLFFFMLFLHVWFLVRWRDEHRSGWLIGAGITLAIAALARSPGLYGALFAMIFIVTQVWMSDRQRWGQRLMVALLAFLLPFVLTIAPWTIRNYLVYRDIILIDTLGPVNLWIAMSDAVHEGRGEGEAKAILMALPQAERQRFVSSELRRIVQTEPWRLIRNLWPHFQHIWKAQFIEDFFVKSSFFTRPLRDVWPLGLVGDLIWIIFTLAAPFTLFGRWHEGPIRLLAWGWIGYTCLMVMLIHVEPRYLLPVWLWMALYGTAALAQIGRQRWRFDWVAMGSLTISLGLVYLIFSYRDYPAILRAGIAREQAWSAAVTALERNDVQAAEQAYRQMLAADPDFADGQAEFARWLLAQQRYDEAWQVIGTYPTHRGNLVRGALARAQGDTATAIAYLRDTEERAGEDVQRLAFYWLSPAPTTTLTVGTDLDLGYLYGFSFGERAGGEPFRWLQGNGEVRLPLPTPLRGNETLALRMTAPQPTTLSVTIGRLQYAVNVAPGGWRVYHLPIPTEMRGGQEVRIALKAPTFLPYQHFAGNTDARPLSVMVQRISIR, from the coding sequence ATGCTATCTTCGTCCGTTGAGAAAGCAACAATTGCCGAAACACCTTATCAAAAGTCGCAATCGCGAACGCTTGCACGACCACTGCTCTGGGTAGGTATCCTCATCGTAATGGGGTTGATCTTGCGCCTCTGGTTTCTGGCAATTAACCAGATCGATCCACGCTTTTCGGCAGCCGATGATGGCGACTATTATCTGCGAGCACTGCAATTTGCAGTCACCGGCGAGTATCAAGATAACTCCTGGCTGATCCGACCACCGGGACACATCTTCTTCTTCGCAGCAATGCTACGGATTGGGTTGTGGTTTGGTGATCCGGCAATCGGTATCACGCTCATCCGGGCAGTGCAGATCGGCCTATCACTGGCGTTGATCCCGCTCGGCTACGACCTGGCACGACGGCTCTTTCATCCGCGGGCCGGTCTGATCTTCGCGGTGGTGCTGGCCATCTGGATGCCGCTAGTCGAGTTACCCATTCTCATTCTCAGTGAGCCACTGTTTTTCTTTATGCTCTTTCTACACGTGTGGTTCCTGGTTCGCTGGCGTGATGAGCATCGTAGTGGTTGGTTGATTGGCGCCGGAATCACGCTGGCAATCGCCGCTCTCGCCCGCTCGCCCGGTCTGTACGGTGCATTGTTCGCCATGATCTTCATCGTGACCCAGGTGTGGATGTCTGATCGTCAACGCTGGGGGCAGCGGCTAATGGTGGCGTTGCTGGCGTTTCTCCTGCCTTTTGTGCTGACGATAGCGCCCTGGACGATTCGCAATTATCTGGTCTATCGCGACATTATTCTGATTGACACCTTAGGGCCGGTTAATCTGTGGATCGCGATGAGCGATGCCGTCCATGAAGGTCGTGGTGAGGGTGAGGCGAAGGCGATCCTTATGGCGCTGCCACAGGCAGAACGGCAACGATTTGTTAGTAGTGAACTGCGCCGGATTGTTCAGACTGAACCCTGGCGGCTAATCCGTAATCTCTGGCCCCATTTTCAGCATATCTGGAAGGCACAGTTTATCGAAGACTTTTTTGTCAAATCTAGCTTTTTTACCCGACCTTTACGAGATGTTTGGCCACTTGGTCTGGTGGGCGATCTGATCTGGATTATCTTCACGCTGGCAGCACCCTTCACGCTTTTCGGGCGCTGGCACGAGGGTCCGATACGATTGCTGGCCTGGGGCTGGATCGGCTATACGTGTCTGATGGTGATGTTGATCCATGTCGAGCCGCGCTACCTGCTGCCGGTCTGGCTATGGATGGCGTTGTACGGTACAGCAGCATTAGCCCAGATCGGTCGGCAGCGCTGGCGATTCGATTGGGTTGCAATGGGATCGCTTACCATCAGTCTAGGACTGGTGTATCTCATTTTCAGTTACCGCGATTACCCGGCAATTCTTCGGGCAGGGATTGCGCGTGAGCAAGCGTGGTCTGCGGCAGTAACTGCGCTTGAGCGCAATGATGTACAGGCTGCCGAGCAGGCATACCGTCAGATGTTGGCTGCCGATCCAGATTTTGCCGATGGTCAGGCAGAATTTGCGCGCTGGTTACTCGCACAACAGCGTTATGATGAAGCTTGGCAGGTGATTGGAACTTATCCTACCCATCGCGGCAACCTCGTGCGTGGTGCGTTGGCGCGTGCGCAAGGCGATACAGCAACCGCCATTGCCTATCTGCGCGATACTGAAGAGCGAGCCGGTGAGGATGTGCAACGGCTGGCATTCTATTGGTTGTCACCGGCGCCGACAACGACACTCACGGTAGGTACCGATCTCGATCTTGGCTATCTGTATGGATTTTCATTCGGTGAACGCGCCGGCGGTGAACCGTTTCGCTGGTTGCAGGGCAACGGCGAGGTTCGATTGCCGCTACCGACACCTTTACGTGGCAATGAAACACTGGCTCTGCGTATGACCGCGCCGCAACCGACAACGCTCAGTGTTACAATAGGCCGACTGCAATATGCGGTCAACGTTGCACCAGGTGGCTGGCGAGTGTATCATCTGCCAATACCAACCGAGATGCGCGGTGGGCAAGAGGTACGGATCGCACTCAAAGCGCCGACTTTCTTGCCCTATCAGCATTTTGCCGGAAATACCGATGCACGTCCGTTAAGTGTTATGGTACAGCGTATATCAATTCGGTAA
- a CDS encoding redox-sensing transcriptional repressor Rex yields MERSELPPDVVIRRLPLYARSLRYLLEEGVHSVSSQELGERINVTAAQIRKDLSYFGEFGKQGIGYDVEKLLQHIERILGINQHWPVALVGIGLLGQAIARYEGFRTEGIEIVALFDTDPAKIGQKIGDLTIQDFAHARRVIAEKQIRMAIIAVPAAQAQRVADVLVEAGVRAILSYAPMILQVPEDVWVRYIDPVAVLQSMTYYLAREQQH; encoded by the coding sequence GTGGAGCGCTCAGAATTACCACCTGATGTAGTCATTCGACGCCTACCCCTCTATGCACGGAGTCTGCGCTACCTGCTCGAGGAGGGGGTACATTCCGTTTCTTCGCAAGAGCTTGGCGAGCGGATCAACGTGACTGCGGCACAGATCCGCAAAGACCTTTCGTACTTTGGTGAATTTGGCAAGCAGGGTATCGGCTACGATGTCGAGAAGCTCCTCCAACATATTGAACGCATCCTCGGCATCAACCAACACTGGCCGGTAGCCCTAGTTGGCATCGGCCTACTCGGGCAAGCTATTGCCCGATACGAAGGTTTTCGCACCGAAGGAATCGAGATTGTCGCTCTGTTTGATACCGATCCGGCCAAGATCGGACAAAAGATCGGCGACCTGACCATCCAGGATTTCGCGCATGCACGACGGGTAATAGCCGAAAAACAGATTCGAATGGCTATCATTGCAGTCCCGGCCGCACAAGCCCAACGAGTTGCCGATGTCCTGGTTGAGGCTGGCGTGCGTGCAATCCTCAGCTATGCACCGATGATCCTACAAGTGCCCGAGGATGTATGGGTGCGCTATATCGATCCGGTGGCCGTGCTGCAAAGTATGACATATTACCTGGCGCGTGAGCAACAGCATTAG
- a CDS encoding lysylphosphatidylglycerol synthase transmembrane domain-containing protein gives MRPLVSWLLRLIGPALLLVFIATSDLRLLWDIIRSAELAPIIWSLALFPPFIIIKSWRWIQIMRGMQLDLDLPTACALYTVGLFYGTVTPGQAGDLLKAVYLRERGLPTAPALLSVVLDRLCDLIIMAALGAIGVFALGRLLPSRELQQAIVIVTGTGLGLMTVLLAARKPRSWLLTTLLPRLAPRLRTHLDRWNEQMHSLTLTTGLIGIVGGATLISASFTFLRIWLLFLALDLSAVPLLVVVGATALISVLQVLPISIGGVGIRDVVLFAILSAYGYTQEQALTLSVLFLLINIEHLLIGFIVSFWFPLGRSGTISL, from the coding sequence ATGCGTCCGCTCGTCTCGTGGTTGCTGCGACTGATTGGTCCGGCGCTCTTGCTGGTGTTTATTGCTACCAGCGATTTGCGTTTACTGTGGGACATTATTCGCTCGGCTGAGCTAGCGCCGATTATCTGGTCTCTAGCGTTGTTTCCACCGTTCATCATCATCAAATCCTGGCGCTGGATTCAGATTATGCGGGGGATGCAACTCGATCTTGATCTGCCGACGGCCTGTGCGCTCTATACGGTTGGCCTGTTCTATGGCACGGTGACACCGGGACAGGCTGGTGATCTGTTGAAGGCCGTGTACCTGCGTGAACGAGGATTACCGACAGCGCCAGCGTTGCTGTCAGTGGTACTTGATCGGCTCTGTGACCTGATCATTATGGCTGCTTTGGGGGCAATCGGTGTGTTTGCGCTCGGTCGCCTCTTGCCGAGCCGTGAACTGCAACAGGCGATTGTTATCGTAACCGGCACCGGGCTTGGGCTGATGACCGTCTTGTTAGCTGCTCGTAAACCGCGCTCGTGGCTATTGACGACGCTTTTACCACGATTGGCGCCACGCTTGCGTACTCATCTTGATCGCTGGAATGAACAGATGCACAGTCTGACACTGACGACCGGCTTGATCGGCATTGTAGGCGGCGCGACGCTCATCTCGGCCAGTTTTACCTTTCTGCGCATCTGGTTGCTCTTCCTTGCCCTTGATTTAAGTGCGGTGCCGTTGTTGGTTGTCGTTGGGGCGACGGCACTGATCTCGGTCTTACAGGTATTACCTATCTCAATTGGCGGTGTGGGCATTCGCGATGTGGTGTTATTCGCGATACTCTCTGCCTATGGCTACACCCAGGAACAAGCGCTCACTCTTTCGGTACTGTTTCTGTTGATTAATATCGAACACCTGCTTATTGGGTTTATCGTTTCGTTTTGGTTTCCGCTTGGGCGCAGTGGTACAATATCTTTATGA